From the Lysobacter sp. FW306-1B-D06B genome, one window contains:
- a CDS encoding phosphopantetheine-binding protein, whose translation MSEQSPVERELAELLVASLNLEDVAPGDIDPEGALFGEGLGLDSIDALELALAISSKYGFQLRSDNDENRRIFASLRALAAHIEQRRAA comes from the coding sequence ATGTCTGAACAAAGCCCCGTCGAACGCGAACTGGCCGAGCTGCTGGTCGCCAGCCTGAACCTCGAAGACGTGGCGCCGGGCGACATCGATCCGGAGGGCGCGCTGTTCGGCGAGGGGCTGGGCCTGGATTCGATCGACGCGCTGGAACTGGCGCTGGCGATCTCCAGCAAGTACGGCTTCCAGCTGCGCTCGGACAACGACGAGAACCGCCGCATCTTCGCCTCGCTGCGCGCGCTGGCGGCGCACATCGAACAGCGCCGCGCGGCCTGA
- a CDS encoding NAD(P)/FAD-dependent oxidoreductase yields MTDTVPESAPAAPAPAELNTPSDAPSTLTPDVLVIGGGPAGTTAATLLARKGWKVLLLEKDAHPRFHIGESLLPMNLPILERLGVLEQVKAIGTFKPGAEFPIVNDDGTPMQSGQDGADQYNTFRFERALNPLFGYAYQVKREQFDELLFRHAQANGVDARERHKVERMEFGADGRPSIAHARDAKGNAFTVRARYVVDASGRDTFFGNQLKLKQKNTLHQSAAIFSHFTGVERRQGDDAGNITVQRFAHGWMWLIPLRDGVMSVGAVCFPEYLKQRRGENEAFLMKTLESEPQVRKRMQNAQRVAPVHVTGNYSYTCTRMHGPGWVMVGDAYAFVDPVFSSGVYLGMNSAEQAAQVVDGVLRDPSRESALQRGMDKRLKRGLKHFQWFIYRFTTPVMRHLFNHPRNIWQVEQAVISLLAGDVFDNPEVLKRLRLFRIIYSMTAISMAPLALRGWLKRRRQVGVDVGLHGAADTLQPGPDQRDMGLRS; encoded by the coding sequence ATGACCGATACCGTCCCCGAGTCCGCGCCGGCAGCTCCTGCCCCGGCCGAGCTGAACACGCCTTCCGACGCACCCTCCACGCTGACGCCTGACGTCCTGGTGATCGGCGGCGGCCCCGCCGGCACCACCGCCGCGACGCTGCTGGCGCGCAAGGGATGGAAGGTCCTGCTGCTGGAGAAGGACGCGCACCCGCGCTTCCACATCGGCGAATCGCTGCTGCCGATGAACCTGCCGATCCTGGAGCGCCTGGGCGTGCTGGAGCAGGTCAAGGCCATCGGCACGTTCAAGCCGGGCGCGGAGTTCCCGATCGTCAACGACGACGGCACGCCGATGCAGTCCGGGCAGGACGGCGCCGACCAGTACAACACCTTCCGCTTCGAGCGCGCGCTCAATCCGCTCTTCGGCTACGCCTACCAGGTCAAGCGCGAGCAGTTCGACGAACTGCTGTTCCGCCACGCGCAGGCCAACGGCGTGGATGCACGCGAACGCCACAAGGTCGAACGCATGGAGTTCGGCGCCGACGGTCGGCCGTCGATCGCGCATGCGCGCGACGCGAAGGGCAATGCCTTCACCGTGCGGGCGCGCTACGTCGTCGACGCCAGCGGCCGCGACACCTTCTTCGGCAACCAGCTCAAGCTCAAGCAGAAGAACACGCTGCACCAGTCGGCGGCGATCTTCAGCCACTTCACCGGCGTGGAACGCCGCCAGGGCGATGACGCCGGCAACATCACCGTGCAGCGCTTCGCGCACGGCTGGATGTGGCTGATCCCGCTGCGCGACGGCGTGATGAGCGTGGGCGCGGTGTGCTTCCCCGAATACCTCAAGCAGCGCCGCGGCGAAAACGAAGCGTTCCTGATGAAGACGCTCGAGTCCGAACCGCAGGTGCGCAAGCGCATGCAGAATGCGCAACGTGTCGCGCCGGTGCACGTCACCGGCAACTACTCCTACACCTGTACGCGCATGCACGGCCCGGGCTGGGTGATGGTGGGCGATGCCTACGCCTTCGTCGATCCGGTGTTCTCCTCGGGCGTGTACCTGGGCATGAACAGCGCCGAGCAGGCCGCGCAGGTGGTCGATGGCGTGCTGCGCGATCCGTCGCGCGAATCGGCCCTGCAACGCGGCATGGACAAGCGCCTCAAGCGCGGCCTGAAGCATTTCCAGTGGTTCATCTACCGCTTCACCACGCCGGTGATGCGCCACCTGTTCAACCATCCGCGCAACATCTGGCAGGTGGAACAGGCAGTGATCTCGCTGCTGGCGGGCGATGTGTTCGACAACCCCGAGGTGCTCAAGCGCCTGCGCCTGTTCCGCATCATCTACTCGATGACTGCCATCAGCATGGCGCCGCTGGCGCTGCGCGGCTGGTTGAAACGGCGTCGCCAGGTCGGTGTGGACGTGGGCCTGCACGGCGCCGCCGACACGCTGCAGCCGGGGCCGGATCAACGTGACATGGGACTGCGCTCGTGA